From Bradysia coprophila strain Holo2 chromosome IV unlocalized genomic scaffold, BU_Bcop_v1 contig_5, whole genome shotgun sequence, one genomic window encodes:
- the LOC119072059 gene encoding ATP-binding cassette sub-family A member 3-like — MTATMTTSNFAKFRLLMWKNWLIQWRHKLRTIVEILAPAVFSVLLVIIRGLVTPTPYPDPTTYPPFSINSLDTLKDNIENRTEVIYHWAILYTPQNAHIEQLLNETSQLLGLEAAIGLDSIEDLDLTLINERYLAGLIFHHDDIVDIPDNLEYSIRLPSELRTPDGFFPATYNWRTDLLFPRFEILGPRNRGSENGGVPPGYYQEGFLAIQNAVAGAFLQLKSGNTMPEIYIQRYPYPPYLRDVLLSGLETLVSFIVLLSFIFPFSNTVKFIAIEKEKQLKEWMKIMGLPNWIHWTSWFIRTMIIMTISLSLMVFLLNVPWYPDSNVSVFTHSNWLCIWIFLFVFCMTTTTFSFMLSVFFSKATTASAVSGLVWFIFYAVYTFTIVTYDRLELYEKMLLSLLSNTAMAFGFQIIIRLEGTGEGLQWHNFWRPVSVDDDISVGLITIMLLVCMVLYLLIALYFEKILPGEYGVPQPFYFPFTRRFWCGERSWDYSDEDYPNENPDHFEDDPTNLNCGIKIKNLRKMYSRKKVAVDGLSMNMFDDQITVLLGHNGAGKTTTMSMLTGMIVPTSGSAIINGKDIRRDMDGVRASLGLCPQHNILFDELTVREHIVFFSELKGLRGNQVKEEVDKYVKLIDLIPKINSPSKTLSGGMKRKLCVCIALCGHSKVVLLDEPTSGMDPASRRALWDMLRVEKHGRTLLLSTHFMDEADILGDRIAIMSNGSLKCVGSSHFLKKKFGNGYHLICVKNASCVTENVTNLLQRYIPDVVVGGDIGTELSYQLAEANSKVFHPMFKELENRSAELGVDSYGISLTTLEEVFMKVGSDSSRETHDLVVGANINDNLIDIENSAYGSKEVLNYAENIPLLTGAMLLRNQVVALFKKKILMNFRNWLLLLIQIAIPILFICITVVTQRALGWFSDLPRLRIWLQSYRSSVTVLETEETDGTSLVGRFVTQYENQLNIDGDNLFERIREGFEEFIIRISTKFLVRVNSAYLVGATIRSPNEITAWFNNQAFHTAPLSVSLVHNAVIRAHLGEYHGITVFNDPQPYSVESRLNFLQHGGTMGFQIAINIGFAMAFVASFYVMSYIKERMIRSKLLQFVSGANVLTFWVTAYIWDMFTFLVTVILMILTFAIFQEEGWSTALELSRVFLVVFAFVFAILPITFLASKFFKESADGFSLLSLIYIVTGIAFYFIVFIMSMEYYDLEDVAKILTWIFLLFPHFALSHGLSNLNMVTIYNQICDTQCALSPFCQKREDLCYLAPILNITAPCCENDYFDFDNFGIGRHLLYLFVIGTVVFIILLLNEYGIFASLYYSIRSRFSRFSVEASDEALDSNVSDEKDRVQNMSPMEIKNYNLVVRNMSKAYGKFVAVNNMSIAVQEAECFGLLGVNGAGKTSAFKMLTGDETITQGEAWIRGLSLKKEMNKIRKVIGYCPQFDALLLDMTGRETLEMFCLLRGIPMSRIKSISVQLAADLNFLVHMDKKVKEYSGGNKRKLSTAVALIGNPRIVYFDEPTAGMDPGAKRQLMDMVSKVRSTGKSIVLTSHLMDECEALCTRLAIMVNGEFKCLGSVQHLKNKFSQGFNLTIKVRKNLSIGNLTNGFHEHNGLRPSTPSTQPSNSLAETLDDIKYFVKDKFFGADLKEEYMGLLTYFIPKSDLKWSTMFQLMEDAKDRFNIEDYSLSQTSLEQVFLSFAKLQKEERIERRN; from the exons TTTTGCTAAATTCCGACTTTTAATGTGGAAAAATTGGCTGATTCAATGGCGACATAAATTGCGAACAATCGTTGAAATTTTAGCACCAGCTGTGTTCAGTGTACTTTTAGTTATCATCAGAGGATTG GTGACTCCAACTCCTTATCCTGATCCAACAACATATCCACCATTTTCGATTAATAGCTTGGATACCCTAAA aGACAACATCGAAAACAGAACAGAAGTAATATATCATTGGGCTATATTGTACACACCGCAGAATGCACACATAGAACAGCTG CTAAATGAAACATCTCAGCTGCTTGGTCTAGAAGCTGCGATCGGTTTAGATTCAATTGAAGATTTAGATCTAACTCTGATAAATGAGAGGTATTTGGCTGGACTCATCTTTCATCATGACGATATTGTTGAT ATTCCCGACAATCTTGAGTACTCAATACGACTACCAAGCGAACTACGTACGCCAGACGGTTTTTTTCCTGCAACCTATAACTGGAGGACTGATCTATTATTTCCAAGATTTGAAATACTTGGTCCACGAAATCGCGGATCTGAAAATGGTGGTGTTCCGCCGG GTTATTACCAAGAGGGTTTTCTTGCCATTCAAAATGCCGTAGCTGGGGCATTCCTTCAACTGAAATCTGGTAATACAATGCCAGAGATTTACATTCAG agataTCCTTACCCCCCTTATCTGAGAGATGTTTTGCTGTCAGGATTAGAAACGCTAGTTTCTTTTATCGTCTTACTTAGCTTCAT TTTTCCATTCTCAAATACCGTCAAATTCATAGCAATTGAAAAGGAAAAACAGCTAAAAGAATGGATGAAAATTATGGGACTACCTAATTGGATACATTGGACGAGTTGGTTCATTAGAACGATGATCATAATGACAATTTCTTTGTCGCTGATGGTTTTCTTGTTAAAT GTTCCATGGTATCCAGACTCAAATGTCTCGGTATTTACTCATAGCAACTGGTTGTGCATTTGGATATTCTTGTTCGTATTCTG CATGACCACCACAACATTCAGTTTCATGTTAAGTGTATTCTTTTCGAAAGCGACTACAGCATCGGCCGTAAGCGGTCTTGTGTGGTTCATATTTTATGCAGTCTACACGTTTACGATAGTAACATACGATCGGTTAGAACTCTATGAGAAAATGCTTCTTTCGTTGCTGTCCAATACGGCTATGGCTTTCGGTTTTCAAATAATCATCCGTTTGGAGGGTACCGGAGAGGGATTACAATGGCATAATTTCTGGCGGCCAGTTTCGGTTGACGATGATATTTCAGTTGGTTTGATTACCATAATGTTGTTGGTCTGCATGGTTTTGTATCTACTCATTGCGTTGTATTTTGAAAAGATCCTTCCTGGTGAATACGGTGTTCCTCAG ccattttattttccatttacgAGACGATTTTGGTGCGGCGAAAGGAGCTGGGATTATTCCGATGAAGATTATCCGAATGAAAATCCGGATCATTTTGAAGATGATCCGACAAATCTTAATTGTGGCATCAAGATCaagaatttaagaaaaatgtattctCGAAAGAAAGTTGCTGTCGACGGTTTATCCATGAATATGTTTGACGATCAGATTACAGTCCTTCTGGGTCATAATGGAGCAG GCAAAACTACAACGATGTCTATGTTGACCGGAATGATCGTTCCCACATCTGGTTCAGCGATAATAAATGGGAAAGATATTCGTCGTGATATGGACGGTGTTCGGGCATCTTTAGGCTTGTGTCCTCAACATAACATTTTATTCGACGAATTGACGGTTAGAGAGCACATTGTATTCTTCAGTGAGTTGAAAGGACTCAGAGGCAACCAAGTGAAAGAAGAAGTGGACAAATATGTAAAGCTGATCGATCTAATACCAAAGATTAACTCTCCATCGAAAACATTATCGGGGGGAATGAAACGGAAATTGTGCGTTTGTATTGCTCTCTGTGGTCATTCAAAGGTAGTATTATTGGATGAGCCAACCTCTGGCATGGACCCTGCATCAAGACGAGCCTTATGGGATATGTTAAGAGTGGAAAAGCATGGACGAACGTTACTATTGTCAACTCATTTTATGGATGAGG CCGACATTCTGGGAGATCGCATCGCCATAATGTCGAATGGATCATTAAAGTGTGTCGGCTCGtcacattttctaaaaaagaaattcggcAACGGATACCACCTGATTTGTGTGAAGAACGCATCATGCGTCACCGAAAATGTAACAAATCTGTTGCAACGGTATATACCGGATGTTGTAGTGGGTGGCGATATTGGAACCGAATTGTCTTATCAACTAGCCGAAGCAAACTCGAAAGTATTTCACCCAATGTTCAAAGAGCTGGAAAACCGTTCCGCAGAACTGGGAGTGGACAGCTATGGCATTTCATTGACGACATTGGAAGAAGTTTTCATGAAAGTTGGAAGCGATTCGTCGAGGGAAACTCATGACTTAGTGGTGGGAGCAAATATAAATGATAATTTGATAGACATTGAGAACAGTGCGTATGGATCCAAGGAAGTTT TAAACTATGCAGAGAATATTCCACTACTTACTGGTGCAATGTTATTGAGGAATCAAGTGGTGGCATTATTCAAAAAGAAGATACTGATGAACTTCCGCAATTGGCTACTTCTGTTGATTCAAATCGCCATACCAATACTGTTCATTTGCATAACTGTGGTAACGCAGCGTGCGTTGGGATGGTTTTCGGATCTACCTCGACTGAGGATATGGCTTCAAAGCTACCGAAGTAGTGTGACCGTACTAGAAACGGAAGAAACAGATGGAACCTCTCTGGTGGGGAG GTTTGTCACACAATATGAGAATCAGCTCAACATTGACGGCGATAATCTGTTTGAAAGAATTAGAGAAGGTTTCGAAGAGTTTATTATCCGGATCTCGACAAAGTTTCTTGTAAGAGTTAACTCTGCATATTTGGTGGGAGCCACAATCAGAAGTCCCAATGAGATAACAGCTTGGTTTAACAATCAG GCGTTTCACACTGCTCCACTATCAGTATCGCTGGTTCATAATGCTGTTATCCGAGCACATCTGGGAGAATATCATGGAATCACAGTGTTTAACGACCCACAACCATATTCGGTTGAATCGCGACTTAATTTCTTACAGCACGGTGGTACAATGGGTTTTCAAATTGCTATTAACATTGGCTTTGCAATGGCATTCGTGGCTTCGTTTTACGTAATGTCGTATATAAAG gAACGGATGATACGCTCCAAACTACTGCAATTTGTAAGCGGAGCTAATGTACTAACGTTCTGGGTAACGGCATACATCTGGGATATGTTCACATTTTTGGTTACGGTGATACTAATGATCCTCACATTTGCAATATTCCAAGAAGAAGGTTGGTCCACTGCCTTAGAGCTGAGCCGAGTATTTTTGGTAGTGTTTGCCTTCGTCTTTGCGATTTTGCCAATAACGTTCTTGGcgtcgaaatttttcaaagagTCGGCCGACGGATTTAGTCTTTTGTCGTTGATTTACATTGTAACTG GAATTGCTTTCTATTTCATCGTGTTCATAATGTCCATGGAGTATTATGACCTGGAAGACGTAGCGAAAATATTGACCTGGATATTCCTTCTGTTTCCACACTTCGCTCTAAGTCACGGCTTAAGTAACCTCAACATGGTGACAATTTACAATCAAATCTGTGATACACAGTGCGCGTTGTCACCGTTCTGCCAAAAAAGGGAAGATCTATGCTACCTAGCGCCAATACTGAACATAACGGCACCATGctgtgaaaatgattattttgatTTCGACAACTTCGGAATCGGTCGGCACTTGCTTTACCTGTTCGTCATTGGAACTGTTGTCTTCATAATACTTTTATTGAACGAGTACGGCATTTTCGCATCTTTATACTATTCAATTCGAAGTCGCTTCTCGAGATTTTCTGTGGAAGCTTCGGATGAAGCGCTAGACTCAAACGTTTCGGACGAGAAAGATAGAGTGCAGAATATGTCGccaatggaaataaaaaattataatttggtGGTACGGAATATGAGCAAAGCCTATGGCAAATTCGTGGCTGTTAATAACATGTCTATTGCTGTTCAAGA AGCAGAATGCTTTGGCTTGCTGGGAGTAAACGGCGCAG GTAAAACATCAGCGTTCAAAATGTTAACGGGAGATGAGACAATTACGCAAGGCGAAGCGTGGATACGCGGCTTAAGCttaaagaaagaaatgaaCAAAATCCGGAAGGTAATCGGCTACTGTCCACAATTCGACGCACTTCTTCTTGATATGACTGGTAGAGAAACGCtggaaatgttttgtttgttgcGGGGAATACCTATGAGTCGCATCAAATCAATTTCGGTACAATTGGCAGCTGATTTGAATTTCTTGGTCCATATGGACAAAAAAGTCAAAG aATACAGTGGTGGTAATAAAAGAAAGTTGAGTACAGCCGTAGCCCTAATTGGAAATCCACGTATCGTTTACTTTGACGAGCCAACGGCAG GAATGGACCCTGGCGCAAAACGACAACTGATGGATATGGTGTCGAAAGTTCGCAGCACAGGCAAATCAATAGTGTTAACGTCTCATCTTATGGACGAATGTGAGGCGCTATGCACTCGCTTGGCAATAATGGTGAACGGTGAATTTAAGTGTCTGGGATCTGTGCAACatctgaaaaataaattctctcAAGGATTTAATTTGACGATAAAAGTTAGGAAAAATCTGTCGATCGGCAATTTAACTAATGG ATTCCATGAACATAATGGACTGAGGCCATCCACTCCGTCAACACAACCGTCCAATTCTTTAGCAGAAACGTTGGACGATATAAAGTACTTCGTCAAAGACAAGTTTTTCGGAGCTGATTTGAA AGAAGAATACATGGGATTGTTAACATATTTCATTCCCAAATCCGACCTGAAGTGGTCAACAATGTTTCAGTTGATGGAGGATGCGAAGGATAGATTTAACATCGAAGATTATTCGTTGAGTCAGACAAGTTTGGAGCAGGTCTTCCTATCGTTCGCCAAGctacaaaaagaagaaagaataGAACgacgaaattga